The DNA sequence GTTTATCATTGCCTTTCAGTTGATCGACTTTTCTCCCATATATATAAGCGAGAGCGTCTCCCTTATCAACCCTGTCTCCTATAGACACCTGAAAATCGATCCCTCCATCAAAGTTATCTGATAAACAGTGTCCTAACCAACCAATCTTTTTTACATCCATATTGTGAACATAACCAGGTTTCGTTGCTAAAATCTCAATTTTTTCAAGACCATCTAGCAGACAATCAGGTTTTTCTACATACTTAGGATCGCCGCCCTGGTTTTTTACCCACTCAACAGCCTTTGAAACTGTTTTGGCTCCATTAAATAGATTGGCATAAATGTTTGAAATTTCATCTTCGTCATAAGAGTCGTGGTAAGCTTTGTAAGAATTGGAAAATATATTATAAATAAGCCTATCAAGAGAGGATGGCTTTCTGTTACGTAAAAAATTTAGAGCCTCCCACAACTCCAGCCTGTTTCCCACACACCTACCCAATGGTTGATTCATATCTGAAATTATATAAGACACCTTTTTATCAAATTTTCTCATCACGTTGCAAATATTATCTGCGAATTCCTTAGAAGTGTTGTAATCTGGAAACAACGAACCAGCGCCAGACTTTATGTCAAAAATAATAAAATTAGAGCCAACAGCTAACTTTTTGCTTGCTATACTGCTCAAGATTAGCTGACCTGACTCTACTGTAGAGGTATGGTTTCTAATTTTGTAAAAAATACCCTCCACTGGAGCTATTTCTTCAGTTTGGGAGATAAGTCCTATTCCAATTTTTTCAACCTGTTTGACAAAATCTGACATTGACAATTTTGTATTATAGCCAGGAATTAGCTCAATTTTTTCTATTGTGCCGCCCGTATAGCTAAGCCTTCTGCCAGCCATCTTTGGAACAACAAATCCGTATGTCGAGAGTACTGGCAAAAGTGCAATAGTAGTTTTGTCCCCTACTCCCCCCGTGCTATGCTTATCCACGCTCATAAAATCTTTCCAGGACAGCATACTCCCTGAATTCGCAAGCTCTTGAGTCAAACAAAGAGTTTCTTCATCGTTTAAACCATTTATAAAACAAGCCATAAGAAGGGCAGATATCTGTGAATCATCAGCTACGCCATCTTTGACCGACTTAACAAAAAGGGCAATATCGTCTTTTGTTAGAGTAAATTTATCCCTTTTTGTAGATATAATTCTTAAAATATCATTGATTGGCATTTACGCTATTGCCGTTATTAGGCAAGAAACCCCATATATGAGAATCATCCTTTAGGCTTGCATAAAACAAGGTATTTTTTTGAATTTCTACATCCCTGCCTGGGACAAAAAACCCAGTAATTAAGCCTATAGGTCCAAGTATAATCAGCCCTGCAGCAGATACTCCCACAGTCAGCGGCAAACTTTTATTTTTTTCAACGGCTTCTTTTGAAAGAACCAAAGACCTATTTATCCCATCTGAGCAAGTAACAAATCGAAATTCAACTTGAAGTTTTCCATCTCCACCCAGATAGTGCTTTGCTCTGTCCGCTTGGACTACCCTTAGCTCAGCATAAGACCCTTTTGGTATTATTATGGCACCGTTCTCGGTAACGTTCTCATCTACAGCCAGAGGCACTATGTCTCCCGCTACACTGTCTTTGCTGCTTATTGTCCTTAGAATTCTAAATCTTACAAGCTTGCCTGCATCCACAGAGACGTTGACCTGATTTACCTTACCACCCAATAGCGTGTTATTCAATTTGCTTAATCTATCCATAAGACTGTAAGATTGGTAGGCAGAACCGTAGATTTTCTTCTCCAGATTAGAAATTCTATCAAGTATAGAGCCTGAAGTTACTTCCTTTGAATAAGAGTATTCAAGCGCATTCACATCAAGAGCTATACCAGGACCTTGATCGCTTGACTCAAAAACAGCGTTGTAAATCTTGCTTAGTCTAGTATCTAAGGAATCAGAATAATCGGTTTGTCCCCAAATAATATTCTCTAAATTAGATACCCTGTCAGTGATAGAACCGCTGGAAATAGAGCCACTTAAAGCCATCTCCACCTGAGTTACCCTATCTGGCATATTTGCGCTTTGTGCGAATGCAAAATTTACGTTAAAAATGAGCAAAAAAAATGAAAATAAACTAAGATAGCAAACTTTTTTTAAGTATTTCTCTAATGTGAGTATGCTTAATCCCACTGTTCAACTCCTCTCTAAGATAATTATTTACTACTTTAATATAGGTACCTCTCATACCAAGCGAATGAACGTCTATAACACCTGCACTCTCAATCTTTTTCAGTGCGTTGACTATCACAGACCTTGTAATTCCTGAGTTTTGTGCTATTTTGCTTGTTACCAGAACGCCTTCATTATTAGCCTTCAGCTCGGACATAACTGATTCTATGGCCTCCCTTTCAGACAAAGAAAGTGACGCAAGGGCGACTTGAACTGTCGTTTTTTTCCTAACCTCCTCTTCCCTTTCCTTGCTCGAAAGTCTTATCTTTTCCATGCCAATTACAGCAGATGCATGTTCAAGAATAATAATGTCTTCAGTAGAAAACTCTTTTGCAAATCTTGAAGCAAGCAAAGTTCCCAATCTTTCGGTATGAGATACCACGGGTATCCAAGTAAAAAACTTGTTACAGTACATACATGATACCCCATTTAAGAAGATACATTCGCTTCCCTTTTGTGGTTGATTTATTACTGGCTCGGAAGAAAGGAGCATCTTAGAATTTAAATACTCAGGCATTCTATTGGCTTTAATAATAAGTTCATCTCTTGCCTGACATTCAAAACCAGGCAATATTGCATATCCGGACAAGCCCCCAGTTTTGCTAATTATATAGATAGAGCCTTCAAGCATATCAGATAAGAAAGCTGCAATAGTAAAAAAATCAATAGATGTTGAAGTATTTAAAAAATATCCAAATTTCCTAATCTTAAACAAAAGTTCTTCCAGGATATTCACCCCCTTATGTTTTATTTTTCAAACTATTCTTAATATTTTAGATAAATTGTATAACAATTTCAAATATTTTAAAAGATGCATAATTTTTTTATCTTTTCGAGCGAAAGTGTATCAGTAAGATCCCAATGCAAAGGCGTTACTGAAACAAAATCTCTCTTTACAGCACTAATATCAGAGTCAACATTTGAATTTGATTCATCAGGCACACCATAAAGCCAATAATACTTTTCACCTTTTGGATCTAACCTGGTCTCTATTAAATTCTTGTAATTTCTCAACTGCAGCGGAACAAGCTTAAATCCTTTTATTTCGTCCTCTAAACAGTCAGGAATATTCACATTAAAAATTGCCCCAGGTTTAAGGGTTTTTTCAATCAAATCTATTAGCTTTAAAATCAAATTTGCAGAAAAAGTATAATCTTTCTTCCTGTCAAAGCTTACATTTGAAACTGCAATAGACGGTATCCCTAAAAAAGCCCCTTCCATGGCACCAGCTACAGTCCCAGAATAAAGTACATCGGTGCCAAGGTTTGCACCTCTATTAATCCCGGATATCAGCAGATCGGGTTTTTTAGGCAAAAGCGTATAGACTGCTAACTTTACACAATCGCTTGGAGTTCCGCTAGTCTCCCATGCGCCCTTCGATCCGTATACTTCCACTTCTTTTGCTCTCAAGGGTTTATGAAGAGTAAGAGAATGACTTACAGCAGATCTCTCCCTGTCAGGCGCCACTATATAAATTTCATGTTTTTTGGCCAGAACTTTTGAAAGATCTCTAATTCCATTCGAACGAATGCCGTCATCATTGGTTATTAGTATTACCATAGTCCAAATCTTCTCAATGAAGAGTCTGAATTCCTCCAATTTTCCTCTACGCTAACAAAAAGTTTCAATATACATTTTTTATTAAAAATCTTTTCAATCTCCAATCTCGAATCAATACCGATATTTTTAATCATACTCCCCTTGTTTCCAATTAAAATCGGCTTATGGGTTTCTTTTTCAACGACAATATTTGCTTCAATAAAAAGATTATTTTTATTGTCAACAAATTTTTCTACGAGCACAAAGACACCGTGAGGCACTTCTTTTTTTACTAAGTGCAATATTTTTTCTCTTATTATCTCAGATACCACCATCTCTTTTGGCATATCGGTCTTCATATCTTTTGGATACCACATGGGGCCATCATGAAGTTCATTAATAATGGCCATTTTAAGAGCATCAATGCCAATAGAATTTTTAGCAGACGTGTAAAAAACCTTATCATAAAAACTTAAGATTGATTTATCGATATCTAAAATTTCAAGGTCCTTCAAATCGACTTTATTTACAACTAAATATCGAGGTCTATTATTGGATATCTTTTTCTGAATATCCAGATCAAACTCATCAAAAGCTGCCTTAGGATTTACCACATGCACTATTATCTCAAAAGATTCCAGCGAATCAAAAATTTTTTTATTCAATCTTTCGTGAAGTAAATTTTTAGAATTATGCACACCAGGAGAGTCCACATAAACTATTTGATAATCCTCAGAGCTCTCTACATAAGAAGTTCTAATTCTTGTAGTTTGAGGTTTATCCGAAACAATTCCAATTTTTTCACCTATTAGTGAGTTTATCAGCGATGTTTTGCCAACGTTTGCCCTACCGAAAAATACTACGAATCCACTTTTCATCTAATTCCTCAACGACGTAATTGGCGCTGGAATCATGCCACCACGTTCAATAAGTTTTGATTTTTTGACATTTTTTACTGGCAATATTGGAGAGTAACCCAATAAACCTCCGAAGTAAGCCATATCTCCTTCTTTCTTGCCTGGAACAGGAATAATCCTGACTCCGGTAGTCTTATTTGTAAAAACTCCAATAGAAAGCTCATCCAATATTATGGAGGATAACGTATCCACACTGGTTGTTCCAGGAACGGCAATCATGTCAAGACCCACAGAACAAACAGCAGTCATAGCCTCCAGTTTTTCTATACACAATGACCCATTTTTTACAGCTTCAATCATCCCCAAGTCTTCGCTCACTGGTATAAATGCACCGCTTAGACCTCCCACTCTTGAAGATGCCATAGACCCGCCTTTTTTAACTGCATCTGTTAAAAGGGCAAGAGCACCTGTAGTGCCAGGAAATCCAACACAAGGCACACCGATAGCCTCCAAAACCCCTGCTACACTATCGTTTTCCCTGGGAGTAGGCGCCAGAGATAGATCTACTGAACCAAACCTGATATCTAAAATTTTTGCTGCCTTTCTCCCCACCAATTCCCCAAGCCTTGTTATTTTAAAAGATGCTCTCTTTATATGATCGGCTAACTCCAGAAGATCACAATCTTCGTTTCTTTCAACAACCTTTTTAATTACGCCAGGGCCAGAAATTCCAACATTTATAGAGTGATCAATTTCTCCAATACCATGGAAAGCGCCAGCCATAAATGGGTTGTCGTTTACAGCATTTGCAAAAACTACAAATTTTGCGCAGCCTACCCCATCCAGCTCACGCGTTGCTACTGAGGTTTCTTTTAACATAACAGCAACTTCTTTGATTGAAGATACGTTGATTCCAGATTTGCTATTCCCAGCCTCGCATGAGGCGCATATTCTCTCGGTAGATGACAAAATTTCTGGAAGAGAGGTAAAAAGAGCTCTGTCCTGAGGCGACATCCCCTTGGTTATAAAGGCAGAAAAACCACCCAGAAAGTCAATATTTATTTCTTTCAAAGTTTGATCTAATTTTTTTGCAAACTCAATGTAAAATTTTGGTTCGCTTCTTGGAAAGGCAACGGTAATTGGAGTGATGCTGATTCTCTTGTTAACAATGCTCACGCCTAATTCTTCTTCTATTTCTTTTGCGGCGTCAATAAA is a window from the Thermodesulfobium sp. 4217-1 genome containing:
- a CDS encoding thymidine phosphorylase, yielding MPINDILRIISTKRDKFTLTKDDIALFVKSVKDGVADDSQISALLMACFINGLNDEETLCLTQELANSGSMLSWKDFMSVDKHSTGGVGDKTTIALLPVLSTYGFVVPKMAGRRLSYTGGTIEKIELIPGYNTKLSMSDFVKQVEKIGIGLISQTEEIAPVEGIFYKIRNHTSTVESGQLILSSIASKKLAVGSNFIIFDIKSGAGSLFPDYNTSKEFADNICNVMRKFDKKVSYIISDMNQPLGRCVGNRLELWEALNFLRNRKPSSLDRLIYNIFSNSYKAYHDSYDEDEISNIYANLFNGAKTVSKAVEWVKNQGGDPKYVEKPDCLLDGLEKIEILATKPGYVHNMDVKKIGWLGHCLSDNFDGGIDFQVSIGDRVDKGDALAYIYGRKVDQLKGNDKLISYIGIKDFSCEKRELILESKVL
- the codY gene encoding GTP-sensing pleiotropic transcriptional regulator CodY, yielding MFKIRKFGYFLNTSTSIDFFTIAAFLSDMLEGSIYIISKTGGLSGYAILPGFECQARDELIIKANRMPEYLNSKMLLSSEPVINQPQKGSECIFLNGVSCMYCNKFFTWIPVVSHTERLGTLLASRFAKEFSTEDIIILEHASAVIGMEKIRLSSKEREEEVRKKTTVQVALASLSLSEREAIESVMSELKANNEGVLVTSKIAQNSGITRSVIVNALKKIESAGVIDVHSLGMRGTYIKVVNNYLREELNSGIKHTHIREILKKSLLS
- the surE gene encoding 5'/3'-nucleotidase SurE; translated protein: MEEFRLFIEKIWTMVILITNDDGIRSNGIRDLSKVLAKKHEIYIVAPDRERSAVSHSLTLHKPLRAKEVEVYGSKGAWETSGTPSDCVKLAVYTLLPKKPDLLISGINRGANLGTDVLYSGTVAGAMEGAFLGIPSIAVSNVSFDRKKDYTFSANLILKLIDLIEKTLKPGAIFNVNIPDCLEDEIKGFKLVPLQLRNYKNLIETRLDPKGEKYYWLYGVPDESNSNVDSDISAVKRDFVSVTPLHWDLTDTLSLEKIKKLCIF
- the era gene encoding GTPase Era; the protein is MKSGFVVFFGRANVGKTSLINSLIGEKIGIVSDKPQTTRIRTSYVESSEDYQIVYVDSPGVHNSKNLLHERLNKKIFDSLESFEIIVHVVNPKAAFDEFDLDIQKKISNNRPRYLVVNKVDLKDLEILDIDKSILSFYDKVFYTSAKNSIGIDALKMAIINELHDGPMWYPKDMKTDMPKEMVVSEIIREKILHLVKKEVPHGVFVLVEKFVDNKNNLFIEANIVVEKETHKPILIGNKGSMIKNIGIDSRLEIEKIFNKKCILKLFVSVEENWRNSDSSLRRFGLW
- a CDS encoding PFL family protein, with translation MLNSNLSIDEILETSNMLYDQMLDIRTLTMGISLLNPELNSKSTDQLCNFLSDLGKRFIDAAKEIEEELGVSIVNKRISITPITVAFPRSEPKFYIEFAKKLDQTLKEINIDFLGGFSAFITKGMSPQDRALFTSLPEILSSTERICASCEAGNSKSGINVSSIKEVAVMLKETSVATRELDGVGCAKFVVFANAVNDNPFMAGAFHGIGEIDHSINVGISGPGVIKKVVERNEDCDLLELADHIKRASFKITRLGELVGRKAAKILDIRFGSVDLSLAPTPRENDSVAGVLEAIGVPCVGFPGTTGALALLTDAVKKGGSMASSRVGGLSGAFIPVSEDLGMIEAVKNGSLCIEKLEAMTAVCSVGLDMIAVPGTTSVDTLSSIILDELSIGVFTNKTTGVRIIPVPGKKEGDMAYFGGLLGYSPILPVKNVKKSKLIERGGMIPAPITSLRN